The DNA sequence TTGGTTGGAAGTCATTTGTCGCTCATCTCCCTTCAGATGCTTAAACCCTTTGTTCGTCCCCGGAGCGAAACCGACCTGCCTGGGATTCATCCTTTCTCGGATCCATCGGGAGTCTTCACGGAAGAAAAGTCCCCCTTTTCGCGCGGAAGACGTTACAATTCTTTTGGTTTGCAGGATCCGGTCATCACATGTTTTTAGTCTATCAAATCGAAGACGCGAAGACCACAATGAAGTCAACAGGCCGGAAAATTTTCAAACAAATCTTAACATCTTCCTTTCCACAATCGAAAACCCTGGGATCAATGGGGTGAAAATCCCCAAGATGCCGCAGAATTTGCGGTTTGCGCTGTACGGATATAAAAAGATCTCGACTTCCCCCTGCTATAATCGGGGAGGAGGATGGAAAAGGATGACTTCCGAGCAAATCCAAACGCCGCAAGACACCCTTGGGCAGGATATGCTCCGGCTCCCGAACGTATTGGAGCACCTGAAACATCGAGCTTCAACGCCGGGAAGAGATCGAAAAAAGGGTCCACGCTCCGATTACGATCCTTGTCGAGTGATCGGCGGATTTTTCGCCCTCGCCCTCCACTCCCTGAAGCGTTGGCATGGGGGAGGAGTCGCGGTTTTCTTCGTATGTACCCTCTTTATGCTGCTTATGACCTCGTACTATTTCGGCAAGTATAATGGCCCAAGGATTACAAATGCGTTTGCCTTCCCATGGAATTACTGGATGAATCCCTCAAGACCGACGAAGGGTATCCCGAATCGGTTTGGAGCCCGAAGATTTCACCGACTGGATGATGCAACAATATGCCGAAAGCACAAACCACAATCGGGAAGTAAACAGGAACCGTTCGAACTGGTATGCAAAAGGGCGATATCTCTTTTGCACATTGGACACAGAAGGCACCTGGGTCAGCCTCTACCTGTCCCTGGCCGATCTGTCGTCCTGAAAGGAGGTGTGATCCTGGGCTAAAAAATGAACCTCCTAAAACGACACACAAGCCCTTGGGGATTCGTCAATACCCGGCGCCAACAACGAAGGCGGGAAAAAGGAAAGAGCCGAGCGGATCACCCGGCTTCAACACACCGCCTCGAACAAAGAAAAAGTAAAGCCCGACATATTTAACCCGACGACCCACGGCAAGGCGACAAACTTCCAATCCCGGGGAGTCGGCAGGGCGAAGTTCCGTCGACTCCATGCAGCAGGGGTCGCCCGGCGAAAAATCGCTCCCCCCCGCAAAGACATTTACACTCAATAATCCACAATCCGCCCAAAGCCCCCCTCCCTCTCCGACCCGGAAGGTCTTGAATCTTCCGCTTTCGGGCCAACTGTCACCATGGGCCGGATCCTCTCCTTGATATGGGGCTTCAAGCCCAGAGCATGGCTGAAATCCTCAAGGGAATCAAAACCTCCCCGTGCATCCCGGAGAGAAACGGCCCGCTTCGCCATGATCAGATTGATGCCGGGTAACGAGGCGATCTGCTCTTCCGAAGCACGATTCAGATCAACGAGGGCGGTTTCGCCCGGTGCATGCCGGTCGGAGAAAGGGGAAGCAGCCCTTTCCGGAGCGGAAGAAGCATCGGATGAAGCAAAAGGCGACGTGGAGGGGACTTTTGAAAGGAGGTTTTCTCCATCCACACCTAAGATTTTTCGTCGCAGAAGCTCTTCCTCCTGTTGGAGGAGTTCCTCTCTCACTTTCATTCGAACGAGATATTCCCGGCGGACGGCAAAACCGTGAATGATGGAAGCAATCCAAGCCCCGATCGCCAAATTTGTCAAATAATTTCCGATCGTCGAGTCCGGGGAAAAGACCATTAACAAAACAAAGGGAATGGAATAAATCACTCCCCACCAGATCCAACGCCGATGCCTCGCCCGGATTCCTATGTAAAAAAATGCCACCCAATAAAAGACAATGGTGAACGTCCATAGGATCCAAAGGGAATTTTTCCAAAACTTTTCTTTTTTATGCATCCCCATCACCTGCTCCCTCGCTCCACTTCCCTTTGATGGCGGTACCAGGCGCTGATTCCAGACGGGCCAATTCCGCAAACCAAGATTCCAACCGCTCTAGATCCACAATTCCATTGACGGCGATCCGTCCGTCCGGTTGGATCCGCACCTCCATCCGGTTGGGCGTATTCTCCAACCGGGCTTCCCAGTAGCGATAGCGGGAAGTGAGAAAATGGACGCGCTGGTTGGAAGAGCCGACCCAGAGTCGGCTCACATCCCGGAGGTCCGCGCGAAAGGGGCCGTCGATCAACACATCGGTCACCGCCAGCAAATCATGCCAATCGGTTCGGGAGGAACGCCGGATCTGTTCCAGCAAGTATCCCGTATAGGTGACAATGGATAACCCCCGGTTACGCAGAATTTTTCCCAGATGTGCCAATCCCTCCGCCTGGGCGAAGGGTTCTCCTCCGGCAAAGGTGACGCCTTCGACCGAAGGACCGTTCAAGATGCGTTCCGCCAAATCCTGAACGTCGATTTCTTCTCCCCCCTCTTCCGGCCACGTGTTCGGAACCGCACACCCCGAACAGCGGATCGGGCACCCCTGGACCCAGACACAGGCCCGTACCCCGGGTCCTTCCGTACGGGTGGCGGGCAAAAAGCGATGGATCCGCAACTTCATTCGAAACTCCCCCCGCCTCCCGACCGATCTCTAAGTTTTTCGGCATGAACTGTCGATTCTTTATTGAGGAGCTGCTCCACTTCCCTTTCGTAATATTCCGCAGTGTAGTCGGAATCGACGGTCTCCGCTTCCAACAGCTCTTCAAGGATCCGGATGTAGTCCGTACACTTTTTCCCTTTAACCCCTTTTACTTCCGCCCGAACCGTTCCATCGGGAAACAATCGGATCTGAACCCGTTTCACCGTGATCCCTCCCGAATGGCCAGGGTCAAAACGATGGAGTGATCTTCCTGCACTTCTTCCGATTCAAAAACAAATCCATATTGCTCGGCCCGGGACACAAGTTTTTTGTACACTTCCTCCTGCAGTACTTTCGTGTATTCCTCATGAATCACTTCGAGAAAAGAGGTCACCGATCTCAATAATTGTCCTTTGGACACTTGAGCCTCAATTTCCCCCTCCCGGTTCTTCACAAACTTTATTTCACCCCCGTCCAGAAACACGCGAATCCCTTTTTCCTCAGCGACGTATTGAGAACCGTATTCGCGCAAAGCCCTTTCCAACAAATCCCATCTCTTCATCCTTGTCTTCAGTGTGATGCCCCGCACCTGCGAACCCAACTCTTCACGCGTCGCAACGGCTCCGGTAACGGCAAGGGCAAGCGGAATCAGCACCAGTGAGACGCCCATGAGCACCATCCTCACTTTTTTAAAAATCCACTTTTCGGCCTCCGCGGACCCTGCGGATGTCATCATCCCCAGGTACGCAGGATCGGTCGGACTGTCTGGTGTAATCGACCATGTGTTCCCGCGCCGTCGCCGCCACTGCCCGTACATTTGCCCAATCGCGGATGGCCCGTATTTGCTCCGCCTGGGTGACGGACAAGGGGACCATGTTCTTGACAGCCTTCTCAAAATCGCTTAACCGGATGCTCCGCTGTTCTGAAAAGGCCTCAAACAGGGCGGCGATGACGACCTGTTCAATCTCCGCTCCCACAAATCCTTCGGTCCAATGGGCCAACGTTTCCAAAATTTCCTCATTCAGCTGAAAATCCCTCATCACCTCCGGATCGCGCAACCGTTTCCGGAGATGGACCCGAAAGATCTCCTTGCGTTCCACCTGTGTGGGAAGGTCAACAAAGAAAATCTCGTCAAACCTCCCTTTGCGGAGAAACTCCGGGGGCAGTTCTTGGATCTGGTTGGCGGTCGCAACCACGAAAACGGGTTTCGTCTTTTCCTGCATCCAAGTCAAAAAGGTCCCGAACACACGGGTGGAGGTTCCACTGTCCCCGCTACTCCCAATGTTGCTGAACCCTTTTTCGATTTCGTCGATCCACAGGATCGAAGGTGCGATCGCCTCGGCTGTGCGAATCGCCTGACGCATATTCTCCTCGCTGCTCCCGACAATCCCACTGAATACTTTCCCGATATCCAGACGAAGCAAAGGCAGCTTCCACATGGCGCTGATCGCTTTGGATATGAGGCTTTTGCCACAACCCGGCACACCGGTGATCAACACGCCTTTGGGGGCGGGAATGCCATATCGTTTCGCCGAATCGAGCCAGGAATTCTTTCGCTTCTCCAGCCAACGCTTCAGGTTTTCCAGTCCTCCGACTTCATCAATTGAAAAGGGGCTTCGGATAAACTCCAGAATGCCTGTTTTCTTGATGATCTGCCGCTTTTCCTCCAGTATCACCTCCACATCATCCGCGCCGACCCTGCCGTCCCTCACCATGGCACGAGCAAAAGCATTTTCTGCTTCCTTTAAGGTCAAGCCCAACGCCGCCTTGACAAGCCGCTCTTCCTCCTCGGGTTTCAAATCAATCGCAATCCGCCCGCTTCGCCTGTTCACTTCGATCATTTCGTGCAACAGGCGAGCGATTTCCTCCTCGGTGGGCAAATCGAACTCAACGATGGTCACATCCTTTTGCAGCTCGACCGGCAAAACACGGGTGGGCGCAGTGATGATCACATTTTTGGGTCGCGGACTTTGCTTCAACCTGACCGCCAAATCGCGCATCTTACGGATAACCGGATAATCGGGTCTCCCAGCCATGCCGCCAAAATAGAAATGAAAATCCTTCAAAATAAAAACCGCAGGCTGATCATATTTGTTGATAAACTCCAAGGCCTTGAGAGGGGATTGCGTTTCCGAAACCATCCGGGAATCGGCACCGACCATCCCGTCGGTCACCGTCCATGTAAAAAGATCCCGCACGGTTCGAATGCGTGACGGATCGCGCACCACTTCCTTGATCACATCAAGCAAACGCTCTTCTTCCCAAGTTGGTATGTACAAATAGGGGAATCGCGCTTTTAAAAATTCGGCCAATTCCACCGGAAACGAACGCAAATCCTTCTCCCCCCTTCAAGAGAAAAAACGAATCCACCCTCAGACGATCATCCCCACCATTATACTAGCACGAAAGAACGAGAAGCCATAGATCGGAATTCGGGGTATACATCAAAGTATTGAAACACGAAGCGATCGGGGACCATGATGAGCGGGCTCGATCCATTTATTCATACTTGACTTGTCTGAAACTAGACATTAAGTCCCTTGCCCGATCAACCATCCACTCATCCTGGCCAAAACGGGGGATCGCTTCGAGCCATGCCCCCAACCGCGGATGGCATAACCTTCGGGAGCGGAATCTTCAATGGGACCGTTTATATCGTCTGACGCGAATTCCAACAAGTCGTGATCAGGTGGAGCCAGCGCTTAATAAAATAAAACGACGCGCCAACCCCTGTTCCTGAAGGCGCGTCTCGCATGTCAATGTCCCGTTTTGCACCGGCAGTAAACCCGACACCCCGCAACACAGCCGCCCCTTCATCCCGTTCACACACGGACCTTTCCGTTCTCCCGGCTTTCCAGGATCAGGGTCACGGGGCCGTCGTTGGTGAAGGAGACCTGCATCATCGCCCCGAAAACGCCGGTTTCCACCCTCACCCCGTGACTCCGAAGCTGCTCGTTGAACCGGTCGTACAGCCCGGATGCGATATCCGGAGCAGCTGCGGCGGTAAAGCTGGGACGTCGCCCTTTCCGGCAGTCCCCGTACAGGGTGAACTGGGACACGGACAATATGCTCCCCCCCACATCGAGGAGGGAACGGTTCATCTTCCCCTGGTCATCCTCGAAGATGCGCAAATTCACCACCTTGTCCGCCAGGTAGCGGAGGTCCTCCTCCCCGTCTCCGTCGGTAAAACCCACAAGCAGCACCAATCCGTGATCGATGGATCCCGTCACCCGGCCGTCCACGGTGACCCGGGCGTTTTTGGCCCGCTGTAAGACGATGCGCAAAGTCTTTTCCCCCTTTTCGACGTTGATGAGGAAGCATAGAAACCGCCAAAAGCGAAAAGAAGCCGGGAAAAAACAGCCGCTTTCGCGGCGTCCCCGCTTCTGGCCCCTTCTCACTGCATAATCCGACGGACGGAGTAGATGTCCCGGACCCGTTTGATGCGCTCCACCACGTACTGGAGATGGTTCAGGTTTCGGATGGAAATGGTCATGTGGATGGAGGCCATGCCCCTGCGGTCCGCTTTGCCCGAAACCGCCGACAGGTTGGTTTTCGTCTCGGAAACCGCCTGAAGCACCTCGTGGAGCAGGCCGCGCCGGTCAAGGCCCGACACCTCGATATCCACGTGGTAGGATTGGTCCGGCGTCCCCTCCCATTCCACGGGGATCATCCGCTCCTTCTCCACCGACTTCAAATTGGGGCAATCCTTTCGGTGGACGGAAACCCCGCGGCCGCGGGTGACAAAACCGGCGATCTCATCCCCGGGGACCGGATTGCAGCACCGGGAGAGTCGGACGAGCAGGTTGTCCACTCCCTTCACCCGCACCCCGTGGGCCGGGCGGCGGCTGGGGCGCGGCAGTTCCTTCACCTCGGGCAGAAGGATGGGCTCTTCCGGTTCGGGCTTGAGCCCCTCGATCAGGCGGTGGACCACCTGGGCGGCGGAGATGCCCCCGTACCCGACGGCGGCGTACATGTCCTCCTCGTCCGGAAAATTAAACTTCCTGGCCACCTCCTCCACCCGCTCGTCGGTGAGCACCTCCGAAGCGTTGAAATCGTGTTTGCGGAGGAGGTTTTCGATCATTTCCCGCCCCTTGGCGACGCTTTCCTCCCGCCGCTGCTTCTTGAACCAGTTGCGGATCTTGTTTCGGGCGTGGGAGGATTTCACCATCTTCAGCCAGTCCTGGCTCGGACCGTAGCTGTGCTTGGAGGTGAGGATCTCGACGATGTCCCCGGTATGCAGCTTGTAATCCAGGGGAACGATTTTTCCGTTCACCTTGGCCCCGATGCATTGGTTGCCCACCTCGGTGTGGATGCGGTAGGCGAAATCCAGGGGAACGGATCCGGCGGGGAGCTCCACCACATCCCCCTTCGGGGTGAAAACGAACACGGAATCGGAAAAGAGATCGATCTTCAGATTCTCCACAAACTCCTGGGCATCCTGGGTCTCCTGCTGCATCTCCAGAATTTCGCGGAACCACTTCAGCTTCTCCTCGAAGGTGCCCGGCTGAACCTGGGTCCCTTCCTTGTAGGCCCAGTGGGCGGCAATCCCGTATTCGGCCGTCTTGTGCATGTCCCAGGTGCGGATCTGCACCTCGATCGGCTCTCCCTTCGGCCCGATCACCGTCGTGTGCAGAGACTGGTACATATTGGGCTTCGGCATGGCGATATAATCTTTGAAGCGGCCGGGCATCGGCTTCCAGATGGTGTGGATGATGCCGAGCACGGCGTAGCAGTCCCGAACGGTGTCGACGATGACGCGGACGGCCAACAGGTCGTAAATTTCGTTGAATTGCTTGTGCTGGGTGACCATTTTGCGGTAGATGCTGTATATGTGTTTCGGACGTCCGGAGATCTCCGCCTTGATTCCCGTTTTCTCCAGGCGTTCCCGCAACACCTGGATGATCTCCTCCAGATACTGCTCCCGTTCGGCCCGCTTTTTCCGCATCAGGTTCACGATCCGATAATACTGCTGGGGATTGAGATAGCGAAGGGCGATATCCTCCAACTCCCACTTGATCGTGGAAATTCCCAGCCGGTGCGCAAGGGGGGCGAAAATCTCCAGGGTCTCGTTGGCGATTCTTCGCTGTTTTTCTTCGGAGAGATACTTCAAGGTCCGCATGTTGTGCAGCCGGTCGGCCAGCTTGATCAGGATCACCCGGATATCCTGGGCCATGGCGACAAACATCTTTCGGTGGTTCTCCGCCTGATGCTCCTCGTTGGACTTGTACTTCATCCGCTTGCCCAACTTGGTGACGCCATCGACCAGCCGGCTGACCGTCTCCCCGAATTCCTCCCGGACGACTTCCAGGGTGACCCCGGTATCCTCCACCACGTCGTGCAGAATCGCCGCCACCAGGGTGGTGGCATCCATCTGCAGATCAGCCAATATGGTCGCCACCGCGACCGGATGATTCACATAGGGTTCCCCCGATTTCCGCTTTTGGCCGGCATGGGCCTTTTCCGCAAAGCGGTAAGCCTTTTCGATTCGCTTTATATCGTCCTCTTTTAAATATGCGGAGCATTTGTCCAGCAGCGCTTCAATCGGCATCGCAAATTCACCTGGAATGGCCAAAAATCGTTTTCCTATTATTATCTCCCAGCGGAAAAGAAAAGTAAAGGATCGCCGTATAAAAGGGAACGGAGGCACGGAAAGGCTGAGGAGGGGGAGCGGATGAAGGGATTGATGGAAGAGCCGGCAGAAAGCAACCCCGTGATCGGAGTGGGGACGAAAGTCATCGTTGATCACCGCAGGCGGCGACGAAAGGATTGTCTTATTATTCCGAAAAATACGGTGCGTCGGAAAGGCGCGCCTCCTTGCGCTCGCAAGGAGACCGGCGTCCCCCGACCGTCTTCGGATGCGAAAATGATGAGTCCGTCGCCGGCTTACGGCAACAACTTTTTCCCCCACGGCCAGTAACCCGCGTAACGGCGGACATACAAACCCGCCGCGGACAGGACAATCGCTGCGACCAGCGACATCCCGTAGGTGCTGACCCCTTCTTCCGCGATGAGCATCAGAACGGGGATTACGATCAGTCCGCCGTAGGAGACCGCTTCATAGGAAATCAACAGTCTCCTCCAAACGCGTGACATGTACTCGCGAAATTGAAAGCGGTCGTCCGGAGAAAACAATTCCCGAAACATCAAAACCAGGATCAATGCGATCCAAAAAAGAATGATAAAGATCGCCATCCAGGCAAACCCCGAAATCAGGCGGGAAAACCAATCTTCCAGCCAGTTCACCGACTTCTACGCTCCTTTTCCCAATATCTCATGCAAAAATTATAGCACGTCGCGGAAAAATGCCAACCTCCAATCACATGGCGCGAAAAAAAAAGCGGCCGCGGAGGGGGATCATCCCCCTCCCCACCGCTTTCTCCACTCTTCCAAGCGCTTCTCCCACTCTTTCTGACGCTTCTTGATCTCCTTCTCCAGCTCTTTCCGCCGCTTCTCCAGCTCCTTTTGCCACTTCTCCCCGATCTCTTCCCGCCTCTTCTCCTCGCGTCTCTCCGTCTCCCTTTTCACCTTGGGCGGCGTCTTCCAGGGAATCATCGAAAGATCGAAGGATTGGACCGGTTCCCCTTTCAGGGAGGCGGCCATCATTTCCCGGAAGATCCGGGCGGCCGTTTGACCGCCGGTAGTGGTCAGATAATGGTTCCCGTCGGTCTTGTCGTAACCGAGCCAGACCGCTCCCACCAACTGGGGAGTATACCCGACGAACCAATTGTCTTTGGCTCCGTCTCCGCCCCCCGGCAGCTGGGTGGTACCCGTCTTGCCGGCGATGGGTCGGCCCGGAATCCGTGCCGCCGTTCCCGTGCCTTCATCCACCACGCCCTTCAACATGTAGGTGATCTTTTGGGCCACTTCCTCGGACGTGACCCGGACGGATTTCTTATACCACTGGGCGACCAGTTCCCCGTCCGGCTTCTCGATGCGCCGAATGGCGTGAGCCTCCACCATCACTCCCCGGTTGGCGAAGGCGGAGTACGCCTGGGCCAATTGCAGGGGAGAGGTGCCCCCGTTCAATCCGCCCAGCGCCAACCCCAATTGGCGCTCCTTTTCGTCCAGGGGGATGCCGAACCGCCGGACGGTCTCCATCCCCCGGTCCACACCGATTTGATCGAGCAACCACACCGCGGGAACGTTGAGGGAATCCACCACCGCTTCATACATCGTCACTTCGCCCCGGTACCGGCCGTCATGGTTTTTCGGCCGGTAGTCCCCGAAGTTCGTCGGTTTGTCCAGCAGCCTGGAATCCAGGTCATATCCCGACTCCAGGGCCGGCGTGTAGACGGCCAAAGGCTTCATGGTGGATCCGGGCTGGCGCTTCAGCTGGGAAGCCCGGTTGAAGCCGCGAAAGGTGTGCTTCCCGCGGCCGCCGACCAGGGCCCGAATCCCCCCGGTGGAAGGATCGATGAGAACGGCGCCGCTCTGGACGATCTGATCCTTCCCGTCGGCGGGAAAGAGGTCATCGTTTTTGTAGACGGACTCCACCGCCTCCTGCATTTTGGGATCCAGCTCGGTGTGAATCTGGAGGCCGCCGTTCAAGACCTCGTTCGCCGTCAGGCCGTAACGGGAAACGGCTTCCTCCAGGATGTAATCGACGTAGTGGGGAAAGCGCCTGGCATCGTTGTCCAGCCGTTTGCCCTCAAGGACGATTTCCTGCCCCATCGCCGCCTTTTTCTCTTTTTCCGTGATGAATCCCAGTTCCACCATGCGGTCGAGAACCAGATCCCGCCGCTTCATCGTCTTTTGAAAATCCTTGAAGGGATTGAGGACGGACGGTGCCTTGATCATGCCGGCCAACAGGGCGGACTCTCCCAGGGTGAGTCGGTCCACCTCCTTGCCGAAATAAATTTCCGCCGCCCGTTTGATCCCCCAGGCCCCCTCGCCGAAATAGATGTTGTTCAAGTACATCTCCATGATTTCGTTTTTGGAATATTCCCGCTCGATCTTCTTGGCGAGGAGCATCTCTTTGATCTTTCGCTTATAAGTCCGGTCGTGGGTCAAAAAGACGTTTTTGGCCAGCTGCTGGGTGATCGTGCTGCCCCCCTGGACCGTTTTCCCTGCGGACAGATTATGGATCAGTGCGCGAAGGGTACCGACATAGTCGATGCCCGAATGGTGGTAAAAGCGTTGATCTTCCATCGCCACCACCGCCTGGACCAGGTGGGTGGGAACGCGTTTGATGCCCACCGCCTCCTTTTTGGAGGTGGAGATTTCGCTGGCCACACGCCCCTCCCGGTCGTAGATGACTGTGGGGTGGGGGGACGCATCCTTCAGGGCGCTGATGTCGCTCATGGATATGGCGACGTTGACGACGATGAGAAAAAGGGCGGCCGTCACCGCCAAAGCGACGATCACCGGCTTTCTCCAGCGCCGCGTTTTCTTGGCGCGCCGCCTCTTGGGGGACTTGGTCTTTTTTCTGTCGGTCTCCATGGATCTCTCCCTCCATACGGACGCTCCTCCGGATTCAGCCTGCGCAAGCCGGTCCTATTCCCGCCCGGCCTCGCAGACAAAGCGGTAGGCGCAATAGGTGCACCGTTTCCCGGGACGGGGTGTATATTCCGCCGAGGTCCTGCCCCGCTTCAACTTCTCGGCGGCGGATTCCAGCATGAAATCCGCTTCGGCGAGCCATGCGTTGTCCACCTCGAAGGAAACCTCCACACCGGGGTGAAGAAAGAAAAGCGTCGCCCTGTCGGGGACGATCCCCCACTCCCGGCGGGCCGCCAGGGCATAGAACCGGAGCTGGGGCTGGTATTCCTCCGCCGCCTCCATCGCTTCTTGCGGAGTGACATCGTTAGTCTTGAAGTCGATCAACTCCCATTCCCCCCGCTCGTTCCATTGGAGCCGATCGATGATCCCTTCCATCTCCAGGCCGCCGGCTCGGACGAAAAAGGGAACTTCCCTCATCACCTTCCGGCAATGCTGCGCCTCCCGGTGAATCCTTCCCGACAGGAACCGCCGGATGAGGGGACCGATTTTCTCCCACGCCCGGTGAAGGAGGGCAGGGGAAAGATTCATCTCCGCAGCCGCCCTCCGGAACAAACCGGATAGCTTCTCTTCCGACAGGGGGCCGTCGGGCAGGAGCTCGAGCATCCGGTGGACGAGATTTCCCCTGAGAATCGGGGAAAGCGCATGCCCGCCTCCGTCCTCTTCCGCCTCATCCGCCCATTTCAAGCGTTCCTCCGCCTCCTCCGGCGAAGCCATCCCGATCACATACTGGTAGAAATACTTGCGGGGGCAATTCATCAGCACCATCATCTGGGTGACGCTCACCCGCACCCGATCCCGCTCCGTCAGACCCCGGGGATGCATCCCTTTCCAGTCCTCATCGGTGAGAACCTCCGGCTGCCCCCTCTCCATCTCCTCGAGAAACCGGTCCAGAGCGGACTTTTGCATTTTTTCCCCCGACGCCCTCTCCTCCTCCCCGGACCACACGCGGATGGTCAGGTCGCCTTCCCCGAAGGGCAGGGACCAATGCCCCGCCTCCCAGTCGATCCGGTCGTAGTCCAAAACGGCATCCAACCACCGGCTCCAGGAACCGGAAGAGAGGATTTCTCCCCCTTTCTTCGCCTCCTTGTGCTCTTCCGGCTCGCCGCTCAGGATCAGCCGCTTCTCCGCGCGGGTGACGGCGACGTAGAAAAGGCGGACCGATTCCTCCCGCTCCAGGCGCCGCTCCTTCTCCTTCACTCTCAACCAGCGCTCCGTGTCCATCGGTTCCCCCGACGGATCGTAAAGGCGAACGACCAGACCCGATTCCTCATCGACGCCCATCCCGTCCGGTCCTCGCGGAGAGCGGCGGGCCAGGTCGGGAATGATGACCACGGGAAACTCCAATCCCTTGGATTGGTGGATGGTCATCAGCTTGACGCTGTCCGTCGCCTCCGACTCCACGGATGCCTCCGTTTCCGGCGTCTGCTGGTCGATCAAGAGCTCCATCTCCTCCAGGAAGAGGTCCGGGGAATAGGCGCTGTCTCCCTTCCGGTAACGGGCCAAGCGAACCAGCTTCTCCAGATTGGCCCGGGCCTGTTTTCCCTGCGGGGTGGCCCAAAGGACCAGATCATATCCGCTCTCCTTCAACAGCTCCTCAATCAGATCGGCCACGGGTACGCGCCCCATGAGACGGCCGGCGCGCTCCGCCAGCCGTCGGAAGCCGGAGAGCTTCTCCCGCTCTTCAGCGGAGATCTCCTCCACCTCCGCCCAGGATTCCGGCCGTCCCAACGCTCCCGCCTCCTTGAGCCACAGGAGGGTTTCGTCGCTCACGGCGCAAAAGGGGGAGCGCAACACTCCCGTCAGGGCCAGGGTGTCCTCCGGATCCGTCAGCCACCGGAGCAGATTCAGCACATCCGCGATCTCCTGCCGATCGTAAAACCCCCGTCCCTTCACCACGTGAAAGGGGATGCCCCGGCGGACCAGTTCCTCCTCATATCGCTTGACCTCCGTCATCGCCCGGAACAGGACCGCGATATCGCCGGGACGCCATCCCTCGGCGATGAGTCCCTCGATCCGGCGGGCGATCAGTCGGGCCTCCGCCTCACGGGCGCTTCTCCCGTCCCGCTCCTCCCTGTTCGGCACGGCCAGATATTCCACGCAGGGACCTTTTCCCCCGGCCGGTCCGCGGGCTTCCGCCTCCTGATAGCAATTGGGCTCGCCCGGGCCGGAAGACATGAGCCGGGAGAAAAAACCGTTGGTAAAGCCAACGAGACGGGGATCGGAACGGAAGTTGGCCTTCAATGCCACTTCCCGTCCCCCTTCGGCCAGCAGCTCTTCCCGGGTTTTGCTGAAGACCGACACGTCCGCCCCGCGAAACCGGTAAATCGACTGTTTGGGATCCCCCACCACGAACAGCTTGCCCGGAGCGGGGCTTCCGTCCGGATGGCGGCGGAGTAAATCGATCAGCCGCTTCTGCAGCCCGTTTGTGTCCTGGTACTCATCCACCATCAGGAAGCGGATCCGCCGCCGGAGCCGGCGCCGGACATCCTCCCTCCCCTCCAACAGGCGGCACGCCCGCAGCTGAAGATCTTCGAAATCGAGGGCATTCCGATCCCGCTTCGCCGCGGCATACCGTTCTTCGATCCCTTCCAGAAGGGGGAGGAGGAAATCCAGGGTCTTTCGCTCGGCGGGAAGGTGAAGCTGCCCCCGGAGGGCTTCCGCCAAATTCTCACCGGCTTCCTTCATCCGATCCCGATGAAGGAGCAAATCCTCTTTCTTTCCCCAATTGCCTTTCAGCAGCTCCAGCGCCCGTTCCACCGGAGGGAGCAGGTTCCCCGGATCGCTCTCCCG is a window from the Planifilum fimeticola genome containing:
- a CDS encoding helix-hairpin-helix domain-containing protein: MGMHKKEKFWKNSLWILWTFTIVFYWVAFFYIGIRARHRRWIWWGVIYSIPFVLLMVFSPDSTIGNYLTNLAIGAWIASIIHGFAVRREYLVRMKVREELLQQEEELLRRKILGVDGENLLSKVPSTSPFASSDASSAPERAASPFSDRHAPGETALVDLNRASEEQIASLPGINLIMAKRAVSLRDARGGFDSLEDFSHALGLKPHIKERIRPMVTVGPKAEDSRPSGSEREGGFGRIVDY
- a CDS encoding 4Fe-4S single cluster domain-containing protein, with the protein product MKLRIHRFLPATRTEGPGVRACVWVQGCPIRCSGCAVPNTWPEEGGEEIDVQDLAERILNGPSVEGVTFAGGEPFAQAEGLAHLGKILRNRGLSIVTYTGYLLEQIRRSSRTDWHDLLAVTDVLIDGPFRADLRDVSRLWVGSSNQRVHFLTSRYRYWEARLENTPNRMEVRIQPDGRIAVNGIVDLERLESWFAELARLESAPGTAIKGKWSEGAGDGDA
- a CDS encoding DUF2997 domain-containing protein, translating into MKRVQIRLFPDGTVRAEVKGVKGKKCTDYIRILEELLEAETVDSDYTAEYYEREVEQLLNKESTVHAEKLRDRSGGGGSFE
- a CDS encoding AAA family ATPase codes for the protein MRSFPVELAEFLKARFPYLYIPTWEEERLLDVIKEVVRDPSRIRTVRDLFTWTVTDGMVGADSRMVSETQSPLKALEFINKYDQPAVFILKDFHFYFGGMAGRPDYPVIRKMRDLAVRLKQSPRPKNVIITAPTRVLPVELQKDVTIVEFDLPTEEEIARLLHEMIEVNRRSGRIAIDLKPEEEERLVKAALGLTLKEAENAFARAMVRDGRVGADDVEVILEEKRQIIKKTGILEFIRSPFSIDEVGGLENLKRWLEKRKNSWLDSAKRYGIPAPKGVLITGVPGCGKSLISKAISAMWKLPLLRLDIGKVFSGIVGSSEENMRQAIRTAEAIAPSILWIDEIEKGFSNIGSSGDSGTSTRVFGTFLTWMQEKTKPVFVVATANQIQELPPEFLRKGRFDEIFFVDLPTQVERKEIFRVHLRKRLRDPEVMRDFQLNEEILETLAHWTEGFVGAEIEQVVIAALFEAFSEQRSIRLSDFEKAVKNMVPLSVTQAEQIRAIRDWANVRAVAATAREHMVDYTRQSDRSCVPGDDDIRRVRGGRKVDF
- the dtd gene encoding D-aminoacyl-tRNA deacylase, producing MRIVLQRAKNARVTVDGRVTGSIDHGLVLLVGFTDGDGEEDLRYLADKVVNLRIFEDDQGKMNRSLLDVGGSILSVSQFTLYGDCRKGRRPSFTAAAAPDIASGLYDRFNEQLRSHGVRVETGVFGAMMQVSFTNDGPVTLILESRENGKVRV